GCGACGCGTCGAACGCGACGTGGATCGTGGATCGTCTCGAGCGCGCGGGCCTGGCTGTCCGCCGCGATCAGCCTAACGATCGCCGCGTCAAGCTGGTGCTGCTCACGGCGAAGGGCGTGCGCCTCAAGGCGGAGCTCATGGAGGCCTTCTACGCCCCGCCGGCGGAGCTTCTCACCCTCGACGCCGCCGAGCTCACCGCCCTCGAGCGCCTCCTCGAGCGCCTACCACCTGGTAGTCGGTGAGTATGGTACAGGTTCCAGCGAGGTATGCGTCATGATGCAAGCCATGGGAATTCTTCGAACGTCGATGAGCGTCGGCAGCCTGACCGGCGGTGCGCCTCTCATTCCAATCGAGGTCATGGTGGACACCGGCAGTGAGTACAACTGGGTGCCAAGTGCTGTCCTCGAGTCGCTCGGGATCGCGCGCGTTCGGCGCGACCGATTCGAGACCGCCGACGGTCGCGTGCTGGAGCGCGATTTCGGCTTCGCAATGATTTACGCCGGCGACCGTTCCGCCGCGGCGGCCGTGGTGTTCGGCGAGCCTGATGACATGACGTTGTTAGGCGCCATCGGGCTCGAGAGCCTCAATTTACGCGTCGACCTC
The Gemmatimonadaceae bacterium genome window above contains:
- a CDS encoding aspartyl protease family protein, with product MMQAMGILRTSMSVGSLTGGAPLIPIEVMVDTGSEYNWVPSAVLESLGIARVRRDRFETADGRVLERDFGFAMIYAGDRSAAAAVVFGEPDDMTLLGAIGLESLNLRVDLGRKELVPTGPVPAAVIGRSGWAAYGSQVYTLAP
- a CDS encoding MarR family transcriptional regulator yields the protein MASSSKTKEARARRVWQLMFDFLISTGPRRTDVLGRFGLTPNDSRALSSLSQEEGRTMRSLAAEWRCDASNATWIVDRLERAGLAVRRDQPNDRRVKLVLLTAKGVRLKAELMEAFYAPPAELLTLDAAELTALERLLERLPPGSR